TATATCACAAAATTTTACAGACAGATTCGTCAACCCTTTCAGCCGCGATTTTACAAGAGAATTTACTGACGTAAAGCAAAATTTCTGATTTACAGATTACGTCAGCATTTTCTCTGTATTTTTTAAACAACTTCCTTTTTCAAAGAAAAAAATAGCGCAAATGAGCGCTATTTCACAAGAGAATTTGCTGACGTAAAGCAAAAATTTTGAGCCACAAATCCGTCAGCATTTTTTCTAAACTTTTTCGTGCATCCGAATCGCCCGCAAGGATGGAAAAACACTCAAAACAATGATGAGAAACATAAAAATTGCCATGCCGACATTGCCATAAAGACCCGATAGAGAAACCAAAATCCCCGACAAGACTGAGGCAATCGGCTGTGTCACCGAAAAGGCCCCCGTGTAAGTTCCCACTTGATCGCCTTCCATCAAATCCGCCCGCAAAGCTTGTGAGACAGGAACTAAAATCATCTCCCCAATGGAAGCGATAATCACCGCGATAATTTCCCACGTCAAATCCCGCCCCAGAAAGGCAATGATAAAACCTAGCCCCTCCAGCAAAACACCCCAGAAAATTCCATGACTTCGTGACCAATTTTTCGTCCAGCGATTGACACGCCCCATAAATAAAACAATAATCAGGGTATTGACCATCAAAAATACCGTCAACATCCGCTGCCCGTAGATTTCAATGCCCAAAAGTCGAGTCGTGCGAAAACTATCACTCAAATGCACCGGCAAATAGTAATCAATCTGACTAAAAATCATCGCAATGAAAACCGAAGCAAAAAGATAATACATGAAAACTTTATCCTTAGCCACCGTAAAATAAGCCTTGATAATATTCGTTTCCGGCTTACGATGCTCTGCCTTAGGATCAAAAGATTCATCAATCCAAAAAATAACCACCAAACAACTCAGAATTTCCTCAAGCGTAATCACAAGTAAAAGCCAAACCAAATGATCTCGGAAAAACCAGCCCGATAGCCCCGAACCAATCATAATCGCAAAATTGATGATCCAGTATTGAATACTATAAACAACCCGCCGATTCTCGCTCGTCGTCAAATCAACAATCATCGCCTGACTCGCCGTATTAAAAAAACCAAAACCAAAGTTGACAATCAAAAATCCAAAGAAGGTCACCCAAGGATTAAAATAAAAACTTGAGTTGGCAAAAGTCGCGAGAGCTGCCCCAACACTCGTCACTGCAGTAGAAAAAACCATAACCGGTTTACGCCCCTGAATATCCGTCAGATGACCCGCATAAAGCCCAATCAAAAAAACCATGACCGAGCTGACAATCAAAAGCATCCCCGTGATGCCCGCTCCCATATATTTATTATAATAAATCGTCATCGAACCCCCTACCGTACTAAAGCACAGAGAGCCCAAAAAGTTCATAATCAATCGAATCTTAATCGTTCGATTTAGTCCAAAAAAATCTTTCATTCCCATTTCTTCCTAAATAATTTAAATTTCAACACTAAGTTGACCCACGTTCAAAGCGGTTAATCGAAAGTACCGCTGGAACAATTGCAAAAACTGTCACTAAAGCCAGTACAATCCCCATTCCACCACTCTTTAAAAATGGTGAAGCAGAAACCAGCAAGCCACTGATTACCTGTGCAATCGGCCCAATTGCTGAGAAGGCACCGGTGTAAGCCCCCACTTGCTCCGGATTCATCATGTCCGCACGCAAGGCCTGCTCAAAAGGAACCAAAATCAACTCTCCCAAGACATTGATTAAAGCTGCCAATAATTCCCAAATAAATTGATGGCTACTCACGGCGATAACCCAGCCTAATCCCATCAAAGCTGCACCAACCACAAATCCGACCTTATTTGACCAATGGTTTGTCCAACGACGCACCGTTGATAAAAACAAAATAACCAATGCCGAATTAAGCAAAGCCATAATCGCCAACATTCTTTGCCCATAAATTTCCAACCCCCACAGATGACTCACCCTAAAATCATTCGTCAAATGCACAGGAATGAAAAAATCCACTTGAGCAAAAATCATCGCCACAAATAAGGAGGCCACAAGATACAAGACAAAGGTTTTATCCTTAGAAACTCGAAGATAAGCTTTAAAAATATTATTTTCATGTGTTTGTAGATGTTCACTCGGCACAAAAGTTTCTCGAATTAAAAAAACAACAATCAAAAGATTCAGCACATCACCAAGCAAACACAGCAACAAGAGCAAAAACAAATGCTCCCGAAATAGCCAACCTGAAATCCCACTTCCCAGCGCAGCAGCTAGATTCAACGTCCAGTAATTCAGCGAGAAAACCAATTTGCGACTTTCTGATGTCGTTATATCAACCAGCATAGCACTCGCACCCGAATTAAAAAATCCAAAACCAAAACTCGCCAACATCAAACCCAAAAAAGTCAACCACGGATTCACCAAAAATGGAG
The DNA window shown above is from Lactococcus sp. S-13 and carries:
- a CDS encoding MDR family MFS transporter, whose amino-acid sequence is MSDFFKLDRNIKLRILMTFIGVLTYFTIGSSMTIYYNQHLGAGITGILLIVSSVVSFLVGMWSGHFSDVQGRKPTMLIGMITSALGAALAAVANSPFLVNPWLTFLGLMLASFGFGFFNSGASAMLVDITTSESRKLVFSLNYWTLNLAAALGSGISGWLFREHLFLLLLLCLLGDVLNLLIVVFLIRETFVPSEHLQTHENNIFKAYLRVSKDKTFVLYLVASLFVAMIFAQVDFFIPVHLTNDFRVSHLWGLEIYGQRMLAIMALLNSALVILFLSTVRRWTNHWSNKVGFVVGAALMGLGWVIAVSSHQFIWELLAALINVLGELILVPFEQALRADMMNPEQVGAYTGAFSAIGPIAQVISGLLVSASPFLKSGGMGIVLALVTVFAIVPAVLSINRFERGST
- a CDS encoding MDR family MFS transporter; its protein translation is MKDFFGLNRTIKIRLIMNFLGSLCFSTVGGSMTIYYNKYMGAGITGMLLIVSSVMVFLIGLYAGHLTDIQGRKPVMVFSTAVTSVGAALATFANSSFYFNPWVTFFGFLIVNFGFGFFNTASQAMIVDLTTSENRRVVYSIQYWIINFAIMIGSGLSGWFFRDHLVWLLLVITLEEILSCLVVIFWIDESFDPKAEHRKPETNIIKAYFTVAKDKVFMYYLFASVFIAMIFSQIDYYLPVHLSDSFRTTRLLGIEIYGQRMLTVFLMVNTLIIVLFMGRVNRWTKNWSRSHGIFWGVLLEGLGFIIAFLGRDLTWEIIAVIIASIGEMILVPVSQALRADLMEGDQVGTYTGAFSVTQPIASVLSGILVSLSGLYGNVGMAIFMFLIIVLSVFPSLRAIRMHEKV